In the Cheilinus undulatus linkage group 19, ASM1832078v1, whole genome shotgun sequence genome, one interval contains:
- the LOC121527610 gene encoding solute carrier family 22 member 13-like — protein sequence MSNYGQILQEIGEFGFFQKRLLAVLCIPTLFIAFDVIGQVFQGISFPHHCNTDWILERGPNLTEEKQRNLTLPVNEDGQFEKCEMFTLVDWDVETIEAYGINTTTGCIAGWDYDAPAGASTIVTEFDVVCDRSGLIEVSQSISMAGILFGALTFGAISDRFGRRIAILLSVFLFSCFGIGVAFSPNMYVYMVLKFFTAATGGVITMNTSVLALEWTDRSRAALCTESIIIFFSVGLMMLSGIAFLIHDWRILQLVLFSPLLLVVGFLFWFLPESARWLMAQGRKEEAWMELERAARVNGRKVPDDLMDKLTVEGKFKRQNMLDILRIPYLRKRSIIMAYNWFAVSLLYYGLSLNVGGFGLNIYLTQFIFGFVEIPANLSALGLMQHFGRRTCEVGYLIVGGAASLVILAIPNGLPVVTTVIAVLGKVAATAAFSTVYVYTPELYPTVLRQNGVALNCMSARVGGILSPLIRLLQVYHYAIPMSIYGIVPITAGCLCLLLPETLNVELQDHAETE from the exons ATGAGCAACTATGGGCAGATACTTCAGGAGATTGGAGAGTTTGGTTTCTTTCAAAAACGATTACTGGCTGTATTATGCATCCCAACCCTTTTCATAGCTTTTGATGTTATCGGTCAGGTATTTCAGGGAATTAGCTTCCCACATCACTGTAACACTGACTGGATCTTGGAGAGAGGGCCCAACCTGacagaagagaaacaaagaaatctCACTCTTCCTGTGAATGAGGATGGACAGTTTGAAAAGTGTGAAATGTTCACACTTGTGGACTGGGATGTGGAGACCATTGAGGCATATGGGATTAACACAACAACAGGATGTATAGCTGGATGGGACTATGATGCACCTGCAGGTGCTTCTACCATTGTgactgag TTTGATGTGGTGTGTGACAGAAGTGGTTTGATTGAGGTCTCTCAGTCCATCTCCATGGCTGGCATTTTGTTTGGAGCGCTGACATTTGGGGCAATTTCAGACCG GTTTGGTCGACGCATCGCAATCCTGCTCTCAGTCTTTCTCTTTTCATGTTTTGGGATAGGGGTTGCCTTCTCACCCAACATGTATGTTTACATGGTCTTAAAATTTTTCACTGCTGCTACAGGAGGTGTTATAACAATGAACACATCTGTGTTGG CATTGGAATGGACTGATCGCTCCAGGGCTGCACTTTGCACCGAGTCCATCATCATATTCTTCTCTGTTGGACTTATGATGTTGTCTGGCATTGCATTTTTGATTCATGACTGGAGAATCTTGCAACTGGTGCTCTTCAGCCCTCTTCTGCTTGTTGTGGGATTCTTATTCTG GTTTCTTCCAGAGTCGGCTCGCTGGCTCATGGCACAGGGCAGGAAGGAAGAAGCATGGATGGAGCTTGAGAGAGCAGCCAGGGTGAATGGGAGGAAGGTACCGGATGACCTGATGGACAAG CTCACAGTTGAGGGtaaatttaaaagacaaaacatgcTTGACATCCTTCGTATACCATACCTGAGAAAACGCTCCATCATTATGGCATATAACTG GTTTGCAGTAAGTCTTCTTTATTATGGACTGAGCTTGAATGTTGGTGGTTTTGGCCTGAATATCTACCTCACACAGTTCATCTTTGGTTTTGTGGAAATCCCTGCAAACCTGAGTGCTTTGGGGTTAATGCAGCACTTTGGAAGACGGACATGTGAAGTGGGTTATCTGATTGTTGGAGGTGCCGCTTCCCTTGTGATCCTTGCCATCCCAAATG GTCTTCCTGTGGTAACAACAGTCATAGCTGTACTGGGGAAAGTCGCTGCCACAGCTGCATTCAGCACAGTCTACGTTTACACACCAGAGCTATACCCAACTGTTTTAAG GCAGAACGGTGTAGCTCTGAACTGCATGAGTGCTCGTGTGGGGGGGATTCTCTCTCCACTCATCAGACTGCTGCAGGTCTACCATTACGCCATCCCCATGTCGATATATGGCATCGTTCCCATCACTGCtgggtgtttgtgtttgctgctaccTGAAACTCTCAATGTGGAACTTCAGGATCATGCAGAGACAGAGTGA